The genomic window AAGCTTCTCCAGAAAGCGTACGAGCAGCTCCGCACCTCCATCAAGTGAGCTGAGCCATGACGAGCCCCATCAGCAGCAGCAGCTTCCCGAGCTTTCCTCCCATGCCACGCACCGATGCGCCGCGCCCGATGTTCAGCGCGCTCGCGATCGCGTCGAGTGGCTTGTCGGCGCAGCGCACGCGGATGGAGATCGTCGCACAGAATCTCGCGAACGCCGAGACGACGCACACGGCGCAGGGCGGCCCGTATCATCGCCGCGTTGTGAATCTCGAGGCGATCGGACCCGACGGATCCGTCACGACGACGACGACAACGACCGGCGTCGCTCCGGCAACGCCGGGCGCCGCAGGCACTGTGGGCGCCGGCGGTACTGCTGGTACCGCTGGTACCGCGAGTGCCGCCGTCAATGCAGCCGCCGCGGCGACACAGAACGCGCTCGCCACCGCGACGACCTCCTCGTTCGACGGCACCGACGCCACCGGCGGCGTGCGCGTGGCGTCGATCGGCGAAGACAAGACGGACGGCCCGATGGTCTACGACCCGGGCCACCCCGACGCCGACAAGAATGGATACGTCCACATGCCGAACGTGAACATGACGGACGAAATGATGGATCTCATGAACTCGCGCCGCCTGTACGAGGCCAACGCCACGGTCTTTCAGGTCGCGCGGGCGATGTTGCACAAAGCGATCGATATCTAAGCGGTATTTGCCCGACTTCCTCGACTTCAGCGTTCTATAATGTCGATTTACGGAATTGGTAACAGCGGAATCAACCGGCCGCAGCTCCCGCTGCGCGACACCACCGGAGACGTACGTCAGCCCGGCCAGAAGCCGGCGGCCGGCGTCGCGAACACGACGCCGCTTGCGCCGCAGCAGCCCGCGACCGCCGCGGGCCGGGCAGGCGCCGGCGTTCCGGTCGAGCCGCCTCCGGGCACCGATCCCGCTCTGTGGAGCATCCTCTCCGGCGAAGAGCGCGCGTTCTTCGCCAAGGCCGGCAACATGGGTCCGCTGACCTACGGCCGCGCGTTCACCGACATGAAGACGGCGCAGATGCCCGCCAATCGCGGCGGCCGTCTCGACGTCAAGATCTGAGATCTCTCATGACCGCACCGATCGGTGGCATGGGCGGGTTCGGCGGACCTTCGAGCTTCGGTGGTCCGACCGGCCCGCGCAAGCTCGGGCTCGACATCGCCGGCGAGAACAGCATCGCGGGGTCCGGCCAGTCGCGGCCCGGCGGTGGATCGTTCGGCGACACGCTGACGCGCGCGCTCAATCAGGTGAGCGCCACGCAGGATGTCGCCCAGAACTACATCCAACAATTCGTGCAAGGCCAACCGGTGGAGCTGCACCAGGTGATGGCGGCGAGTGAAGAAGCGTCGATCTCGCTCGAGATGCTCGTCGAGCTTCGCAACAAAGTGATGGATGCGTACAAGACCGTCATGCAGATGGGATGACCGAGATAAATGCCTGATTTCTCTTCGCTCTTCGATCGTATCGGTGGACCGCGCCGCGCAGTCATGCTCGGCGTCGGCCTCGTCGCGGCCATCCTGATCTTCGCCGTCTCGCAGTGGGCGGGGGCGCCGACGTGGGTGCCTGCGCTCTCCGGCGTTCCGCTGGAGAGTGTCTCCGCCATGACGGACAAGCTCGATCAAGCGGGCGTGAAGTATCGCCTCGAGCGCGGCGGCGCCGACATCATGGTCGCCGCCGGCGATCTCGCGAAGGCGCGCGTGGCGCTGGCGAAGGGCGGCATTCCGAACGCGGGCCGCCCGGGCATGGAGCTGTTCGATCAGCCGTCGTGGGGCATGACGGATTTCACACAGCGCATCAACTACCGCCGCGCGCTCGAGGGAGAGCTGGAGCGGACGGTCGGGCAGATGCGCGGCATCGACAAGGCGCAGGTGCATCTCGTGATGCACGAGACCGACGGATTCGCGGCGCAGGACAAGCCGACGGAAGCGAGCGTGGTGCTCAAGCTCAAGAGCGGCGATCCGGATCCCGAGATCGTGAAAGGCATCGCACACCTCGTCGCGTCGAGCGTCGAAGGGCTCACGAGCGAGCACGTCACGATCGTCGACGACGCCGGCCGCTTGCTCTCTGAAGGAGAGGAAGCCTCGTCACCCACGGGGCTGACCAGCCGCCAGCTCGCCATGCAGCGTGAAGTCGAGGACTATCTCCGCGACAAGGCGGAGAAGATCGTCGCGCAGATGGTCGGCACCACCAACCTTCGCGTGCAGGTCTCCGCCGCGATGAGCTTCGATCACGTCGAGCGCACCGTCGCCGCCGTCGATCCCGAAAAACAGGCCGTCACCGCCGAGCAGAAGGCGGAGATCGTTCCCGGCGCGCAAGGCGGCGCCGGTCAGAACAACACGTCGACGACATACGAGAACACGCGCAGCACCGAGCAGTTCGTCGCCGCGCCGGGCACCATCAAGCGACTCACCGTCGCGGTCGCGGTCGCGGATCGCGCGCCGGCAACGGCGGCGAAGGGCAAGACCGCGTCGCCGACTCCGCGTTCAGCGGCGGAGTTGCAGCAGATCGAAACGCTCGTGCGCAGTGCGGTCGGCGCCGACTCCACGCGCGGCGACGTCGTGTCGGTCGTGAGCGTTCCGTTCGCGCCGATCGCGGTGGCACCACCCGACGTGCCGCACACCGACATCATCAAAGTGGTGCAGACGGCGCAACGTCCGCTGCTTGGGATTCTCGGGTTGGTGCTGATCATCGTGATCGCGCTGATCAGCCTCAAGTCGCTCAAGTCCGCGGGTGCGTCGACGCATGCGGTGATGCAGCTGCCGCGCGCGGAAACGCATCCGCCGCAGCCGGCGCTCGTCGCGGGCGCGAATCCGCTCATTCCCGTCGTGATGCCGACCAACACGATGCGCGACAAAGTGAACTCGACGATCGAGCAGCAGCCCGACGTCGCCGCGCGCGTCGTACGCGCCTGGTTGAAGGAAGCCTAAGCCATGGCGGCAATGAATCTCGCGCGGACGCATCAGCTCCAGCAGCTCACCGGCGCCCAAAAGGCGGCGATCCTGTGCATGGTCCTCGGCTCCGAATCGGCGGCGATGATCACGCAGAAGCTCGGTGCGGAGGAGGTCGAAGAGATCTCCTTCGAGATCGCGCGCATGGATCGCGTGAGCACCGAGGCCACCGAGGCCGTGCTCTCCGAGTGGCTCGACATCATGATGGCGGCCGACTCGATCGCCGCGGGCGGTATGGAGTTCGCCCGCGAAGTGCTCGAGAAGGCGTTCGGCGTGCAGAAGGCCGGCGCGATGCTCAAGCGCATTCAGGCGCAGATCTCCGAGACGGCCGGTCTGCATCGCTTGCGCAACGCGGACCCGCAGCAGCTCGGCAACATGTTGCGCGGTGAGCACCCCCAAACGGTGGCGCTCATCCTGGCGCATCTGGATCCGCAGCACACGGCGCACGTACTCAAGGAAATCGATCCGCAGTTCGGCGCCGAAGTCGTGCTGCGCGTCGCGCGCATGGAAAAGGTCTCGCCGGACATGCTCGTGTTGATCGAGCGGTCGATCGTGACCGAGACGGATCTTGGACCGGCGCAGAGCCTCACGACCTCCGGTGGACCGGCGGTGGTGGCCGAGATGCTCAATCTCGTCGCGCCGTCGCTCGAGAAGGCGATCATGCGCGGCGTCGAGGACAAGGATCCGGCGCTCTGCGAGCAGATTCGCAACCTCATGTTCGTCTTCGAAGACGTCGTCAGCCTCGACGATCGGTCGATGCAGCGCCTGTTGCGCGAGATCGACGTCAAGGAGCTCGCGCTGGCCCTCAAGTCGGCGTCGAACGAAGTCAGGAACAAGATCCTTGGCGCGATGTCGCAGCGTGCGTCGGCCGCGCTCAAGGAAGAGATGGAGATGCTCGGACCCGCGCGGAAGCGCGACATCGAATCGGCGCAGACGGCGATCGTCGCGATGATTCGCAAGCTCGAGGACGCCGGCGAGATCGTGGTCGGCGGAGGCGCGGATGACCTCGTCGTTTAGAGCGACGGGCGCCGCGACGGTGCGGCAGACGCCCGTGTCGGAGCAATCCGTCGCGGGCGCGACCTGGCCGCTGCAGGAGCTCAAGCTGCCGATGGCGACGCCGCGTGGGACGCCGACTGTTCCGCCGACGGCAGCCGCCAACGCGCAGCTCACCGCCGAAGAGAAGTCGCGACTGATCGACGAAGGGTACGCGCGCGGTCTCGCCGACGGCGAGCGTCGCGCCACCGCCGCCGCGCAAGCGCGCGTCGACGAATCGCTCGGTGTGATCAATCAGGTCGTCACGCAGATGCGC from Gemmatimonadaceae bacterium includes these protein-coding regions:
- the fliF gene encoding flagellar basal-body MS-ring/collar protein FliF → MPDFSSLFDRIGGPRRAVMLGVGLVAAILIFAVSQWAGAPTWVPALSGVPLESVSAMTDKLDQAGVKYRLERGGADIMVAAGDLAKARVALAKGGIPNAGRPGMELFDQPSWGMTDFTQRINYRRALEGELERTVGQMRGIDKAQVHLVMHETDGFAAQDKPTEASVVLKLKSGDPDPEIVKGIAHLVASSVEGLTSEHVTIVDDAGRLLSEGEEASSPTGLTSRQLAMQREVEDYLRDKAEKIVAQMVGTTNLRVQVSAAMSFDHVERTVAAVDPEKQAVTAEQKAEIVPGAQGGAGQNNTSTTYENTRSTEQFVAAPGTIKRLTVAVAVADRAPATAAKGKTASPTPRSAAELQQIETLVRSAVGADSTRGDVVSVVSVPFAPIAVAPPDVPHTDIIKVVQTAQRPLLGILGLVLIIVIALISLKSLKSAGASTHAVMQLPRAETHPPQPALVAGANPLIPVVMPTNTMRDKVNSTIEQQPDVAARVVRAWLKEA
- the flgC gene encoding flagellar basal body rod protein FlgC, whose translation is MTSPISSSSFPSFPPMPRTDAPRPMFSALAIASSGLSAQRTRMEIVAQNLANAETTHTAQGGPYHRRVVNLEAIGPDGSVTTTTTTTGVAPATPGAAGTVGAGGTAGTAGTASAAVNAAAAATQNALATATTSSFDGTDATGGVRVASIGEDKTDGPMVYDPGHPDADKNGYVHMPNVNMTDEMMDLMNSRRLYEANATVFQVARAMLHKAIDI
- the fliE gene encoding flagellar hook-basal body complex protein FliE, whose product is MTAPIGGMGGFGGPSSFGGPTGPRKLGLDIAGENSIAGSGQSRPGGGSFGDTLTRALNQVSATQDVAQNYIQQFVQGQPVELHQVMAASEEASISLEMLVELRNKVMDAYKTVMQMG
- the fliG gene encoding flagellar motor switch protein FliG — encoded protein: MAAMNLARTHQLQQLTGAQKAAILCMVLGSESAAMITQKLGAEEVEEISFEIARMDRVSTEATEAVLSEWLDIMMAADSIAAGGMEFAREVLEKAFGVQKAGAMLKRIQAQISETAGLHRLRNADPQQLGNMLRGEHPQTVALILAHLDPQHTAHVLKEIDPQFGAEVVLRVARMEKVSPDMLVLIERSIVTETDLGPAQSLTTSGGPAVVAEMLNLVAPSLEKAIMRGVEDKDPALCEQIRNLMFVFEDVVSLDDRSMQRLLREIDVKELALALKSASNEVRNKILGAMSQRASAALKEEMEMLGPARKRDIESAQTAIVAMIRKLEDAGEIVVGGGADDLVV